Proteins encoded within one genomic window of Rubripirellula tenax:
- a CDS encoding PIG-L family deacetylase → MPASIDLPEPLDVIAVGAHPDDVEIACGGTLAKLVDQGYRVGIVDLTDGEPTPNSPGPAARWKEALAAADALGIHERIQLNLTNRRLFDGFDQRVALACELRRWRPRLVIGFGEKTPMASPDHWQAMQITDGAIFYSRLTKWDEYFAHLPVHTVSRHLYFRLALEPDAIPSHSHHVVVDISDTIDRKIAAIECYQSQFGHKPSIVPRVRAAAIVTGASAGVDAGESFAAAKPFAVNDLMATVMGL, encoded by the coding sequence ATGCCAGCATCCATCGACTTACCCGAGCCACTGGATGTGATCGCAGTCGGCGCACATCCCGACGATGTTGAAATCGCGTGCGGCGGGACCCTGGCAAAGCTGGTGGACCAGGGCTATCGCGTCGGCATCGTCGACTTGACCGACGGCGAGCCGACACCAAATAGTCCCGGCCCGGCGGCCCGATGGAAGGAAGCACTTGCCGCGGCGGACGCGTTGGGGATTCACGAGCGTATACAGCTGAACCTGACGAACCGACGTCTATTTGACGGATTCGATCAACGCGTCGCGTTGGCGTGCGAACTGCGACGATGGCGTCCTCGGTTGGTGATCGGCTTTGGCGAGAAGACCCCCATGGCGTCGCCGGATCATTGGCAAGCGATGCAGATCACCGACGGCGCGATCTTCTATAGCCGATTGACGAAATGGGACGAGTACTTCGCACACTTGCCAGTCCACACCGTTTCAAGGCATCTCTATTTTCGATTGGCGCTCGAGCCCGACGCCATACCGAGTCATTCGCATCACGTCGTTGTCGACATCAGCGACACGATCGATCGTAAGATCGCGGCAATCGAGTGCTACCAAAGCCAGTTTGGCCATAAGCCATCAATCGTCCCGCGCGTTCGCGCCGCTGCGATCGTGACGGGGGCCTCGGCCGGCGTTGATGCCGGCGAATCGTTTGCGGCGGCAAAGCCATTCGCCGTCAACGACTTGATGGCGACCGTCATGGGCCTGTGA
- a CDS encoding YebC/PmpR family DNA-binding transcriptional regulator, which translates to MAGHSKWANIQHRKGRVDAARGKLWSKLSKAIIVAAKGGGGDPEANLRLRKAIDDAKAVSMPKDNIERAIKRGTGELAGNDVEELTYEGYGPGGVAVMCEVMTDNRNRTGPELKTIFSKLGGDIGKTGCVSYLFERKGLFVFAAESGEERVTEIALENGGDDVEMTDEGKIQVTCPPENYQTLADAFEAAEIKPEISELSQLPQTMVDVDASNGKKVLRLLEQLDDHDDIQNVCTNLNITDEMMSDDE; encoded by the coding sequence ATGGCAGGACATTCAAAGTGGGCCAACATCCAGCACCGCAAAGGGCGAGTGGACGCGGCGCGGGGTAAGTTGTGGAGCAAGTTAAGCAAAGCGATCATCGTTGCCGCCAAAGGCGGTGGTGGTGATCCCGAAGCCAATCTTCGTCTTCGCAAAGCGATCGACGATGCCAAAGCGGTCAGCATGCCCAAGGACAATATCGAACGGGCCATCAAGCGTGGTACCGGTGAATTGGCCGGTAACGATGTCGAAGAATTGACCTACGAGGGTTACGGCCCCGGTGGCGTGGCGGTCATGTGCGAAGTCATGACCGACAATCGCAATCGAACCGGTCCCGAGTTGAAGACGATCTTTTCGAAACTGGGCGGTGATATCGGCAAAACGGGCTGCGTTTCTTACTTGTTCGAACGCAAGGGTCTGTTCGTCTTCGCGGCCGAATCGGGCGAAGAAAGGGTCACCGAGATTGCCCTCGAAAACGGTGGTGACGACGTTGAGATGACGGACGAAGGAAAAATCCAAGTCACCTGTCCACCCGAAAACTACCAAACGCTGGCGGATGCATTCGAGGCTGCTGAGATCAAACCCGAGATCAGCGAACTTTCGCAGTTGCCGCAGACGATGGTCGACGTCGATGCATCCAACGGCAAGAAAGTGTTGCGGTTACTGGAACAGCTCGATGACCACGATGACATTCAAAACGTTTGCACGAATTTGAACATCACCGATGAAATGATGTCAGACGACGAATAG
- the nusA gene encoding transcription termination factor NusA, with protein sequence MNPQDILRYVDSLHREKNIDKELVFLAIESALQTAAKRQYGEEADILVRLDRENGKIAAELEGEPLGDDQIGRIGAQTAKQVIIQKVKEAERDSLMVEYREQIGEIVSGIIGRADGGVATVNLGNVEAILPRSEQIPGESLHAGERVRAVVFEVRATGNRVRVVLSRTRPQFVQRLFEQEIPELGEEIIAIRSISREPGYRSKVAVSSVDSQVDPIAVCVGYRGSRIKAVREELAGEHIDVVRYSDDPEILIPNALQPAEVEQVLLCDMIGRAIVLVKEDQLSLAIGRRGQNVRLGSKLCGWDIEIMTGGELEEQIERAVAGFSQIDGITEEIAQALVEQGYLSYDDLSVIEPDLFMEMSGLTAEKVDEIVETAEQMGQEAEQAAAEERRTRREREQLQKEAEAAGIAEPESPAVETAAVPESAESADGGVTEAEAEAVTEAEADAEAKTASPSGGASASEA encoded by the coding sequence ATGAATCCTCAAGACATCCTTCGCTACGTCGATTCGCTCCACCGCGAGAAAAACATTGACAAAGAGTTGGTGTTTTTGGCGATCGAGTCGGCGCTGCAAACGGCCGCAAAGCGCCAGTACGGCGAAGAGGCCGATATTCTGGTCCGGTTGGATCGGGAGAACGGAAAGATCGCGGCCGAGCTCGAGGGCGAGCCACTCGGAGACGACCAAATCGGCCGGATTGGCGCTCAGACGGCCAAGCAAGTCATCATCCAAAAGGTAAAAGAGGCCGAGCGCGACTCGTTGATGGTGGAGTATCGCGAACAGATCGGTGAGATCGTCAGCGGCATCATCGGTCGCGCCGACGGTGGCGTGGCAACCGTCAACCTGGGCAACGTCGAAGCCATTCTGCCGCGAAGCGAGCAGATCCCCGGCGAATCGCTGCACGCGGGCGAACGAGTTCGCGCGGTGGTTTTCGAAGTCCGTGCGACGGGGAACCGGGTCCGTGTGGTGCTGAGCCGAACGCGTCCTCAATTTGTACAGCGACTATTCGAGCAAGAGATTCCCGAACTCGGCGAAGAGATCATTGCCATCCGTTCGATCAGCCGCGAGCCGGGCTATCGCAGCAAGGTGGCCGTCAGCAGCGTCGACAGCCAGGTCGACCCGATTGCCGTTTGCGTCGGTTACCGCGGCAGCCGAATCAAGGCTGTGCGTGAAGAGTTAGCGGGCGAGCATATCGACGTCGTTCGCTACAGCGACGACCCCGAGATTCTGATTCCCAACGCATTGCAGCCCGCCGAAGTCGAGCAAGTTCTGCTGTGTGACATGATTGGTCGCGCCATTGTCTTGGTCAAAGAAGATCAGTTGTCGCTCGCCATCGGTCGTCGCGGCCAGAACGTCCGCTTGGGCAGCAAGCTGTGCGGATGGGACATCGAAATCATGACCGGCGGCGAACTGGAAGAGCAGATCGAACGTGCGGTTGCGGGTTTCAGTCAAATCGACGGGATCACCGAAGAAATTGCCCAGGCTTTGGTCGAGCAAGGATACCTTTCGTACGACGACCTTTCGGTCATCGAGCCGGACCTGTTCATGGAGATGAGCGGTTTGACGGCAGAGAAAGTCGACGAGATCGTCGAAACCGCCGAGCAAATGGGGCAAGAAGCCGAGCAGGCGGCTGCCGAAGAGCGACGCACTCGCCGTGAACGCGAGCAATTGCAGAAAGAGGCCGAAGCAGCCGGGATCGCGGAGCCAGAAAGTCCAGCCGTTGAAACCGCTGCGGTGCCCGAATCCGCCGAATCCGCCGATGGTGGCGTCACCGAAGCAGAGGCAGAGGCAGTCACCGAAGCAGAGGCAGACGCAGAGGCAAAGACCGCTTCCCCATCGGGTGGTGCGTCGGCATCCGAAGCCTAG
- the rbfA gene encoding 30S ribosome-binding factor RbfA has translation MSSRRLLKAAEAIREVVASSILTEMRDPRVRDVTVVGVKVTPDMREATVLVSIMGDETQQNLSLRGLQNAAGFLQSKIAARIDTRYTPRLQFSIDKGVQHSLAVGEILEKIKRERDGVEHADEEE, from the coding sequence GTGTCTAGTCGTCGATTGTTGAAAGCCGCTGAAGCAATCCGTGAAGTCGTTGCGTCGTCCATTTTGACGGAGATGCGCGATCCACGCGTTCGCGACGTCACGGTTGTCGGTGTCAAAGTGACCCCCGACATGCGTGAGGCAACGGTTTTGGTAAGCATCATGGGTGACGAAACGCAGCAAAACTTGAGTCTGCGTGGATTGCAGAATGCGGCGGGTTTTTTGCAAAGCAAGATCGCAGCCAGAATCGACACACGTTACACGCCGCGATTGCAGTTCTCGATCGACAAGGGCGTTCAGCATTCGTTGGCGGTCGGTGAGATCCTGGAAAAAATCAAACGCGAACGCGACGGTGTGGAACACGCCGATGAAGAAGAGTGA
- a CDS encoding CPBP family glutamic-type intramembrane protease: MNVTNEEAGHAKKPTMGWWPYVLPIVAFLVLVEVTQRFAGGDSIAMLALRVVVPLVLLAFFWVRGEYPELRFAIDKMTPVDALLGIVLAAMWMAPYVMFPSLRPESGDGEFDPMMAGVALWPVVFGVRMIGYAMVTPWMEELFMRSFVMRYAEVLRNEPSTGDPSDSTDDFRKIPLAHFTWVSFLGVVGVFLATHQMWEWIVMLPWAVATNLWFYYRKSLFALIVVHAATNASILIAAATLSGRFGDGAGGPLSLWFLV; the protein is encoded by the coding sequence GTGAACGTGACGAATGAAGAAGCCGGTCATGCAAAAAAGCCGACCATGGGGTGGTGGCCGTATGTGCTGCCCATCGTCGCTTTTTTGGTGCTTGTCGAAGTGACTCAGCGGTTCGCCGGTGGTGATTCCATCGCGATGCTGGCTTTACGAGTCGTCGTTCCGTTGGTCCTGTTGGCATTCTTCTGGGTCCGCGGCGAGTATCCCGAGTTACGGTTTGCGATCGACAAGATGACTCCCGTCGACGCTTTGCTGGGTATCGTATTGGCTGCGATGTGGATGGCGCCTTATGTAATGTTTCCAAGTCTTCGCCCGGAATCCGGTGACGGCGAATTTGATCCGATGATGGCCGGCGTGGCGCTCTGGCCTGTCGTGTTTGGCGTTCGGATGATCGGCTATGCGATGGTTACGCCGTGGATGGAAGAACTTTTCATGCGAAGTTTCGTGATGCGGTACGCCGAAGTACTGCGGAACGAACCGTCGACGGGCGACCCGTCCGATTCGACGGATGACTTTCGCAAGATCCCGTTGGCTCACTTCACGTGGGTCAGTTTCCTGGGTGTGGTCGGCGTCTTTTTGGCGACTCACCAGATGTGGGAATGGATCGTGATGTTGCCGTGGGCCGTGGCAACGAATCTTTGGTTTTACTACCGCAAGAGTCTGTTCGCATTGATCGTTGTCCACGCAGCCACGAACGCATCGATCTTGATTGCCGCCGCGACCCTGAGCGGGCGTTTCGGCGACGGCGCGGGCGGCCCGTTGTCGCTGTGGTTTCTCGTTTGA
- a CDS encoding sensor histidine kinase, with product MADSHSNRFPLATTRIGLTFLTVAICILACTIGAASMPLETGTHSLLWIIALAACCTGGLVAMSSVRAIRTIEVELRRGTALAPNAGNDSSPTAEHRLAIQRRARSVFGNDPVADGWNQLMETIHFFHMQSSAPQSQTDRPTASLDKEAVTLARAMRGLPVAWVITDNDGNIRFMSPAACGMLSLDEDSSKLAGRDLAELLGLRDESDPADLEQLFGPVRMVHCRRRLTVQSNPLQIRITRSRLAGRRGDVEGLAWILLDITQQRLATEARDDFLMTATHELRTPLTNLQAYAEALQQCDDLQVDRQKEFCNVINSEANRLGRLIDQLLTVSQMEAGSMVVNRHQLDVLPLVTYAAEQLTAQAEQKSIAIVTRVLAKSPVVYGDRDKLLATLVNLLGNAIKYTPDGGEVVLRVASDERWIRIDIEDNGPGIPEDEQPKVFDKFYRCVATRESTERGNGLGLAFAREVARLHGGDLDLRSTLGEGSVFTLRLPTPAAGSTR from the coding sequence ATGGCTGATTCGCACTCGAATCGTTTCCCGCTTGCAACGACAAGGATTGGCTTGACCTTTCTTACCGTTGCGATCTGCATTTTGGCATGCACCATCGGCGCCGCGTCAATGCCATTGGAAACAGGCACACATTCCCTGCTTTGGATCATCGCGTTGGCGGCATGCTGCACCGGCGGGCTGGTCGCGATGAGTTCTGTGCGTGCGATCCGAACGATCGAAGTCGAATTGCGACGAGGCACCGCTTTAGCTCCCAACGCAGGTAACGATTCGTCACCCACCGCCGAACACAGACTGGCGATTCAGCGCCGGGCTCGTTCCGTGTTTGGAAACGACCCGGTTGCCGATGGCTGGAATCAATTGATGGAAACGATCCATTTCTTCCACATGCAATCGTCTGCACCGCAGTCGCAGACCGACCGACCGACTGCCTCGCTCGACAAAGAAGCCGTCACCCTTGCGCGGGCGATGCGCGGACTGCCTGTTGCGTGGGTCATTACCGACAACGACGGAAACATCCGTTTCATGTCACCAGCCGCATGCGGAATGCTGTCCCTTGACGAGGACTCGTCAAAGCTAGCTGGCCGAGATCTTGCCGAGCTGCTGGGACTGCGCGACGAAAGCGACCCTGCCGACCTGGAACAATTGTTCGGTCCCGTCCGCATGGTCCATTGTCGGCGACGGCTGACGGTGCAATCCAATCCGCTGCAGATCCGCATCACCCGGTCCCGATTAGCCGGGCGACGAGGCGACGTGGAGGGACTCGCTTGGATTCTGCTCGACATCACCCAACAGCGATTGGCGACCGAAGCCCGCGATGACTTCCTGATGACGGCGACGCACGAACTTCGAACGCCGTTGACCAATCTGCAAGCCTACGCCGAAGCGCTCCAGCAATGCGATGATCTGCAAGTCGATCGTCAAAAAGAATTCTGTAACGTGATCAACAGCGAAGCGAATCGCCTTGGTCGCCTGATCGATCAACTCTTGACGGTCAGCCAGATGGAAGCCGGATCGATGGTCGTCAATCGACACCAATTGGATGTGCTGCCACTGGTCACCTATGCCGCCGAGCAATTGACGGCCCAGGCAGAACAAAAATCGATCGCAATTGTAACTCGTGTTCTCGCAAAATCGCCCGTCGTGTACGGAGACCGAGACAAGCTATTGGCGACGCTGGTCAATCTGCTTGGCAACGCGATCAAGTACACGCCCGATGGCGGCGAAGTCGTTTTGCGCGTGGCATCGGACGAGCGTTGGATTCGCATTGATATCGAAGACAACGGCCCCGGCATCCCCGAAGACGAACAGCCCAAGGTATTCGATAAATTCTATCGCTGTGTCGCAACACGTGAATCGACCGAGCGCGGCAACGGACTGGGACTAGCGTTCGCTCGCGAAGTCGCCCGCCTGCATGGTGGCGATTTGGACCTGCGAAGCACCCTGGGCGAGGGCAGCGTCTTTACACTTCGCCTTCCTACACCCGCGGCGGGATCGACGCGATGA
- a CDS encoding STAS domain-containing protein yields MTRLERHGAISAIRPSGPIRADGIEALQSRTQPALSGGIPNIVIDLSDTPLIDGAGLEWILSLDDVCCNRGGCVRISGANELCVDILRITGVGKTVQQFSDLTAALGAFA; encoded by the coding sequence ATGACACGCCTAGAACGTCACGGCGCGATCAGTGCGATCCGCCCATCGGGGCCGATCCGCGCCGATGGCATCGAAGCACTGCAGTCACGGACTCAGCCTGCGCTCTCGGGCGGCATCCCGAATATCGTCATCGATCTGTCGGACACACCGCTGATCGACGGTGCTGGCTTGGAGTGGATCCTTTCATTGGATGACGTGTGTTGCAACCGTGGCGGTTGCGTCCGCATTAGCGGGGCGAACGAACTGTGTGTCGACATACTGCGCATCACAGGCGTCGGGAAAACGGTTCAACAATTCAGCGACTTGACCGCAGCGCTGGGGGCGTTCGCATGA
- a CDS encoding response regulator, translating to MSDSGRTVLIAEDDPVFRRVLSFTIGRGGFVVETASDGEAAYQRICQGGIGFLVTDHQMPGCSGIELLERIAIHPDAIAIPTILCTAKGFELDTIAIQRKYHLVDVLNKPFSPRRLEELIVKHLGVSPSTPNAAESAVGSWSHG from the coding sequence ATGTCAGATTCCGGACGGACCGTACTGATCGCGGAAGACGACCCCGTTTTCCGCCGCGTGCTTAGCTTCACGATCGGTCGTGGCGGCTTCGTTGTCGAAACCGCCAGCGACGGAGAGGCTGCCTATCAACGAATTTGCCAAGGCGGAATCGGATTCTTGGTGACCGATCACCAAATGCCGGGCTGCAGTGGAATCGAACTACTCGAACGCATCGCCATCCATCCCGACGCGATCGCAATCCCAACGATTCTGTGTACGGCGAAAGGCTTCGAGCTCGATACGATCGCGATTCAACGCAAGTATCATCTCGTCGACGTGCTGAATAAACCGTTCAGCCCGCGACGATTGGAAGAATTGATCGTGAAGCACCTTGGTGTGTCACCGTCCACTCCGAATGCTGCCGAGTCGGCGGTCGGGTCGTGGTCTCATGGCTGA
- the rdgB gene encoding RdgB/HAM1 family non-canonical purine NTP pyrophosphatase: MFDLVLGTNNAKKLIELRLLLPEDRIRLTSLAEIEGSIDVDETGATFTENAALKATVQAVHLGRWVLAEDSGLTVDALRGEPGVYSARYAGTHGDDNANNDKLLAALEAVPDDKRDAKFNCYLCLSDPEGNVRLEANGTCGGRIARSRSGGAGFGYDPLFVIPEYHRTFGELDLTVKRALSHRSRALRRFVPQLLRLIDSL; the protein is encoded by the coding sequence ATGTTTGATTTGGTCCTGGGCACGAACAACGCGAAAAAGCTGATCGAATTGCGTTTGTTGTTGCCCGAGGATCGGATCCGGCTGACGTCCCTTGCCGAGATCGAAGGTTCCATCGACGTCGACGAGACAGGTGCCACGTTCACCGAGAACGCGGCCTTGAAAGCGACTGTGCAAGCCGTCCACCTAGGACGCTGGGTCTTGGCCGAAGACAGTGGCTTGACCGTCGATGCACTCCGCGGCGAACCGGGTGTCTATTCGGCTCGCTACGCAGGCACACATGGCGACGACAATGCGAACAACGACAAATTGCTCGCCGCGCTTGAAGCCGTGCCGGATGATAAGCGGGATGCAAAGTTCAACTGTTATTTGTGTCTGTCGGATCCCGAAGGCAATGTTCGCTTAGAAGCCAATGGGACATGCGGTGGTCGGATCGCCCGCTCACGAAGCGGCGGTGCCGGATTCGGCTACGACCCGCTATTCGTCATTCCCGAGTACCATCGCACGTTCGGCGAATTAGACTTGACGGTCAAGCGAGCCCTCAGCCATCGGTCACGGGCCCTACGTCGATTTGTGCCCCAGTTGTTGCGATTGATCGATTCGCTTTGA
- a CDS encoding type II secretion system protein: MNRNIRKGFSLIEMVIVILILGIIAAVAAPRMFDTAKTAEENTTRQQLAVMRNAIEMYRARFGGYPIVNDLPTAMGTMLNGPFPAPAVGTARGKTGVFYDSTTTDAATTVDTGADAGWAYKPHNGSLRLNVAVNTTGWDW, translated from the coding sequence ATGAACCGGAATATCCGAAAAGGCTTCTCGCTGATCGAAATGGTGATTGTCATTTTGATCCTGGGAATCATTGCCGCCGTTGCTGCACCTCGTATGTTCGATACCGCCAAGACTGCGGAAGAAAACACCACACGTCAACAACTGGCCGTGATGCGCAACGCGATCGAAATGTATCGAGCTCGCTTCGGCGGCTACCCGATCGTGAACGATCTTCCGACGGCGATGGGCACGATGTTGAACGGTCCTTTCCCGGCACCTGCCGTGGGTACAGCCCGCGGAAAAACGGGCGTCTTTTACGACTCGACCACCACGGACGCCGCGACCACTGTCGACACGGGCGCCGACGCGGGATGGGCATACAAACCCCACAACGGATCATTGCGTTTGAACGTGGCGGTCAATACGACCGGCTGGGACTGGTAG
- the infB gene encoding translation initiation factor IF-2 has product MVDIVKKVGITGKGSALASLTDDETTRVREHLSGSSQKPAAPTATNPSAPIGAVRDSVVPTDRKPVAINVGRSRSRPMTAKSESPEPKPVAESPAPVVPAAPTGPTARSLDDPAIRSAMSRPDGASVAAEPPTSKPADPPPAPKQGFASRIASRMAARKGVTTPTEPVSPIRRESSAGTGKVRSLDRPAATGDKKSLDSSKSKRREPRINVKMTSLPEVSEQAVPKAVAGEPKAQKPDVKLSPDAIAGHRQGMRAPLEQLAKEDDEKKRAAKRGGLSGFTGEKAKRGSVKEEEEKPRKKGLAGMASPRAERGRASKGRGRVSFDGGGFDRSRQYRNSRGSRRKVINTAAPRKDAVVLELPCSIRSFSEAAGVSVGKVLGTMMQMGIGGVNINSQLDLEAAETLAAEMELSIELKAAETLENSLINELEEREDSAESLIARAPVVTFLGHVDHGKTSLLDYLIGINVVKGEAGGITQHIRAYEIDKDGRKVTFVDTPGHEAFTEMRARGANVTDIAVLVVAADDGVMPQTAEAISHAKAAEVPIVVALNKIDLEGVDENRILTQLTEHGLTPSEWGGEVEVVRTSATKGIGMDELLETLLTVAELNEYSANPDREALGVCLESAQEGDRGVSAKLIVQNGTLRVGDVIVCGNSYGRVRAMTDTLNNKPIAEAGPSTPVNVMGFDEAPGAGDRFHVLDDITKAREIAETRTHASSQESLSGSTTKISFDTFQERLQDGTLGVQADKVRLNMIIRADVKGSLEAIEKELTKLDHPEVEIRILQKSVGGVSLADVSLASASDAVICAFNVVPDERARSLADERGVEIRRYSIIYKLTDEIRLMIEGRLKPEERVVELGRAVVKQVFSISRVGAIAGCYVVHGSIQRGCRIRVTRDGRVIGDYGLDSLKRIKDDVKEVPRGMECGIRLQGFNDIKQDDVLEAYRIEEVARTLD; this is encoded by the coding sequence CTGGTTGACATCGTTAAGAAGGTTGGGATCACCGGCAAAGGCTCGGCCTTGGCCAGCTTGACCGATGACGAAACGACACGAGTCCGAGAACATCTCAGCGGATCTTCGCAGAAACCGGCTGCCCCTACGGCAACGAATCCTTCGGCACCGATTGGTGCTGTTCGTGATTCCGTCGTCCCTACGGATCGAAAGCCGGTCGCAATCAACGTCGGTCGGTCTCGATCGCGCCCGATGACCGCCAAGAGCGAATCGCCCGAGCCAAAGCCGGTCGCCGAATCGCCCGCACCTGTCGTACCCGCGGCTCCAACCGGGCCGACGGCGCGCTCGCTTGACGATCCTGCGATCCGGTCGGCCATGTCACGGCCCGACGGTGCGTCGGTCGCTGCGGAGCCCCCGACAAGTAAGCCGGCGGATCCGCCACCAGCGCCGAAACAAGGCTTCGCCAGTCGAATCGCCAGCCGCATGGCGGCAAGAAAAGGCGTGACGACACCGACCGAACCCGTGTCGCCGATCCGTCGCGAATCATCGGCGGGGACTGGCAAAGTGCGCTCCCTCGACCGTCCCGCAGCCACCGGTGACAAGAAGTCGTTGGACAGCTCGAAGTCGAAGCGTCGCGAGCCACGAATCAACGTCAAGATGACCTCGCTTCCCGAAGTCAGCGAACAGGCGGTTCCCAAAGCAGTTGCGGGTGAGCCCAAAGCCCAAAAACCAGACGTCAAATTGAGCCCCGATGCGATCGCCGGTCACCGTCAAGGGATGCGGGCGCCGTTGGAACAGTTGGCCAAAGAGGACGACGAAAAGAAGCGGGCCGCAAAACGCGGTGGACTCAGCGGTTTCACTGGCGAGAAAGCGAAACGCGGATCGGTCAAAGAGGAAGAAGAAAAGCCTCGCAAAAAAGGTTTGGCCGGAATGGCTAGCCCGCGGGCCGAACGTGGACGTGCCAGCAAAGGTCGCGGTCGTGTTTCGTTCGATGGTGGCGGTTTCGATCGTTCGCGCCAGTACCGAAACAGTCGTGGTTCACGCCGCAAAGTCATCAATACGGCCGCGCCTCGAAAAGACGCCGTCGTGTTGGAGTTGCCCTGCTCGATCCGTTCGTTTTCCGAAGCCGCCGGTGTTTCGGTCGGAAAGGTTCTCGGCACGATGATGCAAATGGGCATCGGTGGCGTGAACATCAACTCGCAGCTTGATCTCGAAGCCGCCGAAACGTTGGCTGCCGAAATGGAATTGAGCATCGAGCTGAAGGCCGCCGAAACGCTCGAAAATTCGTTGATCAACGAACTGGAAGAGCGAGAAGACTCCGCCGAATCGTTAATCGCTCGTGCTCCCGTCGTGACCTTCTTGGGACACGTCGATCACGGAAAAACCAGCTTGCTGGATTACTTGATCGGCATCAACGTCGTCAAAGGCGAAGCCGGCGGGATCACCCAGCACATCCGTGCCTACGAAATCGATAAAGACGGCCGCAAGGTGACGTTTGTCGATACGCCGGGTCACGAAGCGTTCACCGAAATGCGCGCTCGTGGTGCGAACGTTACTGACATCGCCGTTTTGGTTGTCGCGGCCGATGACGGCGTCATGCCGCAAACGGCCGAAGCGATCAGCCACGCCAAAGCAGCGGAAGTGCCGATCGTCGTAGCGCTGAACAAGATCGACTTGGAAGGCGTCGACGAGAACCGTATTCTGACCCAGTTGACCGAACACGGTTTGACGCCCAGCGAATGGGGCGGCGAAGTGGAAGTCGTGCGGACCAGTGCCACCAAGGGCATCGGGATGGACGAGCTGTTGGAAACGTTGCTGACGGTCGCGGAATTGAATGAATACTCCGCCAACCCCGATCGCGAAGCGTTGGGCGTGTGTCTGGAATCGGCCCAAGAAGGCGATCGTGGTGTCTCGGCAAAGCTGATCGTTCAAAACGGAACGCTGCGAGTCGGCGACGTCATTGTCTGTGGCAATTCCTATGGCCGCGTTCGTGCGATGACCGACACCTTGAACAACAAACCGATCGCCGAAGCCGGCCCGAGCACGCCGGTCAACGTGATGGGTTTCGACGAAGCACCCGGCGCGGGCGACCGCTTTCATGTGCTTGACGACATCACCAAGGCTCGCGAGATCGCCGAAACGCGAACTCACGCAAGCAGCCAAGAATCGCTGTCCGGATCCACGACCAAGATTTCGTTCGATACGTTCCAGGAACGTTTGCAAGACGGAACGCTTGGTGTCCAGGCGGACAAGGTTCGCTTGAACATGATCATCCGCGCCGACGTGAAGGGCTCGCTCGAAGCGATCGAGAAAGAGCTGACCAAACTGGACCATCCCGAAGTCGAAATTCGAATCTTGCAAAAGAGCGTCGGCGGTGTCTCGCTGGCGGACGTTTCGTTGGCTTCGGCATCCGATGCGGTGATCTGTGCTTTCAACGTTGTGCCGGACGAACGTGCTCGGTCCTTGGCCGATGAGCGTGGCGTTGAAATTCGTCGCTACAGCATCATCTACAAATTGACCGACGAAATTCGCTTGATGATCGAAGGACGACTCAAGCCAGAAGAACGCGTGGTCGAACTCGGCCGTGCAGTCGTCAAGCAAGTCTTCAGCATCAGTCGCGTCGGCGCGATTGCCGGTTGCTATGTCGTCCACGGCTCGATCCAACGTGGTTGCCGCATCCGCGTCACCCGCGACGGTCGTGTCATCGGTGATTACGGTTTGGATTCGCTCAAACGAATCAAAGACGATGTCAAGGAAGTGCCGCGTGGCATGGAGTGCGGTATCCGCCTGCAAGGTTTCAACGACATCAAGCAGGACGATGTGTTGGAAGCCTACCGAATCGAAGAAGTGGCCCGAACGCTCGATTAA